Proteins found in one Aneurinibacillus uraniidurans genomic segment:
- a CDS encoding MFS transporter produces the protein MKQTGRLDGQAKLLLLLNTLYISGIGLSNTFVNVHLWKEKHDFKMIGLFNLCTFLAIPIAFWLGGHLTKRWDRVLNIRLGMAVMACFYTTVLLLKTMVAAYIIPLGLLLGTGAGFYWFGYSLMYFEITEPNNRDVYNGANGFLISAAAGFAPFLAGWLLTRQASGYILIFSLSLAIFLAAIVASVFIKARACEGIFSMRSVWQETIMPSRWRQIVFAYIFWGMREGVTIFTIALLVFIVAKNEMAIGTYALLTSAISLVAYYAIGKWIRPERRSIFMLVGALMLSVAFLPSLFSLRYSSLLWLGIITSFFYPFFAGPLISTAFDVIGENMKKVHQRAEYIVMREFAFSTGRLGGTMLFLIVVTFTSRPQTIVMLLIALNLILLASWLCIRSAYMKGKNEHERTIHSSLFQYDRPGVPRSGCSRSDARRGRNPS, from the coding sequence ATGAAACAGACAGGGCGGCTGGATGGACAGGCCAAACTTCTGCTCCTGCTCAATACACTTTATATCAGTGGAATTGGGCTCTCCAATACGTTTGTAAATGTGCATCTATGGAAGGAAAAACATGACTTCAAGATGATCGGTCTATTCAACCTATGTACGTTTCTGGCCATCCCGATTGCTTTCTGGCTGGGGGGACATCTTACCAAGCGATGGGACCGAGTACTGAATATTCGGCTCGGCATGGCGGTGATGGCTTGTTTTTATACAACCGTACTTCTCCTGAAAACAATGGTGGCTGCATATATTATCCCCCTTGGACTATTGCTCGGAACGGGGGCTGGCTTCTACTGGTTTGGTTATTCTCTGATGTACTTTGAAATAACGGAACCGAATAACCGAGACGTATACAATGGCGCTAATGGATTCCTGATTTCCGCCGCTGCAGGCTTTGCTCCATTTCTTGCTGGCTGGCTTCTCACAAGGCAAGCATCCGGCTATATACTTATCTTCTCCCTATCACTTGCTATTTTTCTTGCCGCTATAGTAGCTAGTGTTTTTATTAAAGCTCGTGCATGTGAAGGAATATTTAGCATGCGATCAGTCTGGCAAGAAACGATTATGCCGTCCCGCTGGCGGCAGATTGTATTTGCCTACATATTCTGGGGTATGCGAGAAGGAGTAACGATATTCACAATTGCATTACTTGTGTTTATTGTTGCCAAAAACGAGATGGCCATCGGAACGTATGCATTACTTACATCTGCTATTTCACTTGTTGCTTATTATGCAATAGGAAAATGGATTCGTCCTGAGCGCCGATCTATTTTTATGCTAGTAGGGGCCCTTATGCTATCTGTTGCCTTTCTTCCCTCATTATTCAGCCTGCGGTATAGTTCCCTATTGTGGCTTGGCATTATCACATCGTTTTTTTACCCATTTTTTGCTGGACCGCTCATCTCGACAGCGTTCGATGTAATCGGTGAAAATATGAAAAAAGTCCATCAGCGGGCCGAATACATTGTGATGCGTGAGTTCGCTTTTAGTACGGGACGTCTTGGCGGAACTATGCTATTTCTCATAGTGGTCACCTTTACATCTCGTCCACAGACAATTGTCATGCTCCTAATAGCTCTTAATCTTATACTGCTAGCCTCTTGGCTCTGCATAAGGTCAGCTTATATGAAAGGAAAGAATGAACATGAAAGAACAATACATTCTAGCCTATTTCAATACGATCGCCCAGGCGTTCCACGTTCGGGATGCTCTCGTAGTGATGCCAGGCGTGGTCGAAATCCGAGTTGA
- a CDS encoding DUF3501 family protein, which yields MKKIAKNELLPYKEYVQVQEKFLQRVIQEKKVRRMKLNDRMSGLFETRLTVWYQIQEMIRAEQIEREEYIQEMLDVYNDLIPDDHELSMTLFIEIPNQQELRAFNKTVVGIEDRIELHFAGETVTSYEPDDEGEEDEAYTQSVHYIRFPFTPEQLQAFLAHDGDVIVAVHHENYQSEAVLSKELTASLQKQLA from the coding sequence ATGAAAAAGATTGCCAAGAACGAATTACTTCCGTACAAAGAGTACGTGCAAGTGCAGGAGAAATTCCTCCAGCGTGTCATTCAAGAGAAAAAAGTGCGCCGGATGAAGCTGAATGACCGGATGTCTGGTTTGTTTGAGACACGTCTGACCGTCTGGTATCAAATTCAGGAGATGATTCGCGCCGAGCAAATCGAGCGGGAGGAATACATTCAAGAAATGCTCGATGTTTACAATGACTTAATTCCAGATGATCATGAACTGAGTATGACATTGTTCATTGAGATTCCGAATCAGCAAGAGCTGCGTGCGTTTAACAAAACGGTAGTGGGGATTGAGGATCGCATAGAACTGCATTTTGCCGGGGAAACAGTGACGTCTTATGAACCGGACGATGAAGGAGAAGAAGACGAAGCTTACACGCAATCGGTGCATTACATTCGTTTCCCATTCACACCGGAGCAGCTTCAGGCATTTTTGGCACATGATGGTGACGTTATCGTGGCCGTTCATCATGAGAACTATCAATCGGAAGCGGTATTGTCTAAAGAACTGACAGCATCCTTACAAAAACAGCTGGCATAA
- a CDS encoding rubrerythrin family protein produces MSKTLENSQTLANLKAAFAGESQANRRYLYFAKQADTEGHSDVANAFRRIGDGETAHAHGHFDMLIRFGAGDPVTDLPVGTTANNLKSAIAGEEYEFSEMYPGFAKEAREEGYDEIAEWFEVMAKSEKAHANTFKKILSSLNEE; encoded by the coding sequence ATGAGTAAAACACTTGAAAACAGCCAAACATTAGCTAACCTGAAAGCGGCATTCGCTGGAGAATCCCAGGCAAACCGTCGTTACCTGTACTTCGCAAAGCAGGCAGATACAGAAGGTCATTCAGATGTAGCGAATGCATTCCGCCGCATTGGTGATGGCGAGACAGCACATGCGCATGGTCACTTCGACATGCTCATTCGTTTTGGTGCAGGCGACCCAGTAACAGATCTGCCAGTTGGCACAACAGCGAACAACCTGAAATCTGCGATTGCAGGGGAAGAATATGAATTCTCCGAGATGTACCCTGGCTTTGCAAAAGAAGCGCGTGAAGAAGGATACGATGAGATTGCAGAATGGTTCGAAGTAATGGCGAAGTCTGAGAAGGCACACGCGAACACATTCAAGAAAATTCTTTCCAGCCTGAACGAAGAGTAA
- a CDS encoding APC family permease codes for MEKSAGLKRSLGLWSIVMLGVGYMTPMVVFDTFGIVSNETNGHVPVAYVMALAAMLFTAFSYGKMVRAFPSAGSAYTYTQKTMNKHLGFMVGWAALLDYMLLPMVNALLSQIYLTALFPAVPSWIWIAAFAGLVTIVNMIGMSSTARFNNFLVVYQILTIVIFIGLAIWKLSEGMGYGSTFSLGPIYKPDMQISALIAGATVLCFSFLGFDAVTTYAEETADPVKTIPRAIFLTALIGGLIFTASSYFAQAVFPSVSNFKHPDATSPEIALYVGGQLFQLFFLAGALAGTIASGLASHASVSRLLYVMGRDGVLPKKLFGYVHPVLRTPVFNVLLVGLVTMTAMFFDLMTATSFISFGALIAFTFVNLSVIAHYSVGQKLCRTAKGFFSYMLAPLLGAATIAVLWWNLERNSFMLGLGWAVVGFAYLVYSTKFFTRTPGEIHFEEADDHHVPTELSKDEIVA; via the coding sequence ATGGAAAAATCGGCAGGCTTAAAGCGCTCCTTAGGATTATGGTCGATCGTCATGCTTGGAGTAGGATATATGACTCCGATGGTTGTATTTGATACTTTTGGAATCGTTTCCAATGAAACGAACGGACATGTTCCGGTTGCGTACGTAATGGCTTTAGCCGCCATGCTGTTTACAGCTTTTAGTTATGGAAAGATGGTTCGAGCTTTTCCGAGCGCGGGCTCGGCTTATACGTATACACAAAAAACGATGAATAAGCATCTGGGATTTATGGTTGGTTGGGCGGCTTTGCTTGATTACATGCTGCTTCCGATGGTGAATGCACTATTATCCCAGATTTATTTGACGGCATTGTTCCCAGCGGTACCGAGTTGGATATGGATTGCGGCGTTTGCTGGGCTTGTTACGATCGTGAATATGATAGGGATGAGTTCGACAGCGCGGTTTAATAATTTTCTTGTTGTGTACCAGATTCTTACCATTGTGATTTTTATTGGGCTGGCGATTTGGAAGCTGTCGGAAGGAATGGGGTACGGGAGTACATTCAGTTTGGGGCCGATCTATAAACCGGACATGCAGATATCTGCGCTCATTGCAGGGGCCACGGTGCTTTGTTTCTCTTTCCTTGGATTTGATGCCGTGACCACCTATGCGGAGGAAACTGCGGACCCGGTCAAAACGATTCCGCGTGCGATCTTTTTGACTGCATTAATCGGTGGTTTGATTTTTACAGCTAGTTCGTATTTTGCTCAGGCTGTATTCCCAAGCGTATCGAATTTTAAGCATCCTGATGCTACGTCACCGGAGATTGCACTTTATGTAGGTGGGCAGTTATTTCAATTATTTTTCCTCGCGGGTGCGCTTGCGGGAACCATTGCATCTGGACTGGCCTCTCATGCAAGTGTATCGCGGTTGTTATATGTAATGGGGCGGGATGGTGTATTGCCGAAAAAACTTTTTGGATATGTACATCCAGTTTTGCGTACACCGGTTTTTAATGTATTACTTGTCGGTCTTGTTACGATGACCGCGATGTTTTTTGACCTGATGACTGCGACTTCTTTTATTAGTTTTGGTGCGCTGATTGCCTTTACGTTTGTGAATCTCTCTGTTATTGCTCATTATAGTGTAGGGCAGAAGCTGTGCCGTACAGCAAAAGGATTCTTCTCTTATATGCTGGCTCCGCTTCTTGGTGCGGCGACGATTGCAGTTCTGTGGTGGAACCTGGAGAGAAATTCTTTCATGTTAGGTTTGGGCTGGGCAGTGGTTGGATTTGCGTATCTTGTCTATAGCACGAAGTTCTTTACGCGGACTCCTGGTGAGATTCATTTTGAAGAAGCGGATGATCATCATGTGCCGACTGAGCTTTCTAAAGATGAAATTGTTGCATGA
- a CDS encoding APC family permease: MQKSATLKRSLGLWPIVMLGVGYMTPMVVFDTFGIASKEADGHVPMAYIIALVAMLFTAFSYGKMVRAFPSAGSAYTYTQKTISPHLGFLVGWSSLLDYLLLPMVNALLTQIYLSALFPEVPAWIWVVGFVALVTIINAVGVNSTANFNTFFVLYQILVVVIFVILAVKQLIGGFGYGEVLPMGPLYTSDMHMSTLIAGATVLCFSFLGFDAVTTYSEETPNPTKTIPRAIFLTALIGGLVFIVSSYFTQALFPDISRFKNPDATSPEIALYAGGKLFQMFFLAGALAGTIASGLASHASVSRLLYVMGRDNILPRKLFGYVHPRTHTPLFNVILVGFISVTAVFFTLEIASAFISFGALIAFTFVNLSVIAHYALKKKEHKTVSGFLSYVLLPLIGAAFVAVLWYNLEESSFTMGLIWFGIGLVYLMYVTKLFRVRPMDIHFEEADEESAVIEGEPVVENGALAK, translated from the coding sequence ATGCAAAAATCAGCAACGCTGAAACGATCATTAGGATTGTGGCCGATTGTCATGTTGGGGGTTGGGTATATGACCCCGATGGTTGTGTTTGATACTTTTGGAATCGCTTCCAAAGAAGCGGATGGTCATGTTCCGATGGCGTACATCATCGCGTTAGTAGCCATGTTGTTTACAGCTTTTAGTTACGGAAAAATGGTTCGGGCGTTTCCGAGTGCAGGGTCTGCTTATACCTATACGCAGAAAACGATCAGTCCGCATCTCGGCTTTCTTGTAGGATGGTCCTCGCTATTGGATTATCTACTGCTTCCGATGGTAAATGCATTACTTACACAAATTTACCTTTCTGCGCTGTTCCCGGAAGTGCCCGCGTGGATATGGGTTGTTGGTTTTGTAGCACTTGTTACGATTATTAATGCAGTTGGGGTTAACTCGACAGCCAATTTTAATACGTTTTTTGTTTTGTATCAAATTCTTGTCGTAGTTATTTTTGTGATTCTTGCCGTCAAGCAACTAATCGGTGGATTTGGATACGGAGAAGTATTGCCGATGGGGCCGCTGTACACGTCTGATATGCATATGTCGACGTTAATTGCAGGGGCGACTGTACTTTGTTTCTCGTTTCTTGGATTTGATGCGGTTACAACATATTCGGAGGAGACTCCGAATCCGACGAAAACCATTCCGCGGGCCATCTTTTTGACGGCGCTGATTGGTGGATTAGTTTTTATCGTCAGCTCGTATTTTACACAGGCATTGTTCCCGGACATTTCTCGCTTTAAGAATCCAGATGCGACTTCGCCAGAGATTGCGCTGTATGCAGGCGGCAAATTGTTTCAGATGTTTTTCCTGGCGGGTGCACTTGCCGGAACGATCGCATCAGGATTGGCGTCTCATGCGAGTGTATCGCGCTTATTATATGTAATGGGACGGGATAACATCCTGCCGCGAAAACTGTTTGGGTATGTTCACCCGCGTACACATACGCCGCTGTTCAATGTCATTCTCGTTGGCTTTATTTCTGTGACAGCTGTATTTTTCACCTTAGAAATTGCATCTGCGTTTATTAGCTTTGGTGCCTTGATTGCCTTTACCTTTGTAAACCTGTCTGTCATCGCGCATTATGCTTTGAAGAAGAAGGAGCACAAAACGGTGTCCGGCTTTCTGTCTTATGTTTTACTACCGTTAATTGGTGCAGCGTTTGTTGCAGTGCTCTGGTACAATCTTGAAGAAAGCTCATTTACTATGGGGCTAATCTGGTTTGGAATTGGGCTTGTCTATCTAATGTATGTAACAAAACTATTCCGTGTTCGTCCGATGGATATTCATTTCGAAGAGGCGGACGAAGAATCAGCCGTTATTGAAGGCGAGCCGGTAGTGGAGAATGGGGCGCTTGCCAAGTAG
- a CDS encoding formate/nitrite transporter family protein has translation MAFHSPQQIAKNAVEVGVKKANTSISTMLMLGFLAGAFIALGFLLDIRTIGNLPKEWGSFSSFLGGAVFPVGLMFVIIAGGDLLTGNMATLPIAYLSRRITLSQVARNWFWITVANFLGAIFVAFFFGHVVGLTETGAFLAKTTAIAHAKLNDSFLQAFISGIGCNWLVCLGVWLAFASDDIAGKILGIWFPVMAFVTIGFQHVVANMFVIPAAIFAGKVTWMEYLPNFISVFLGNAVGGALFIATAYWFAFLREESLTDSKQKSKAA, from the coding sequence ATGGCGTTTCATTCACCACAACAAATTGCAAAAAATGCCGTAGAAGTCGGCGTAAAAAAAGCAAACACGTCTATATCAACGATGCTTATGTTAGGATTTTTGGCAGGTGCGTTCATCGCACTTGGATTTTTGCTCGATATTCGAACAATCGGCAATCTACCGAAAGAATGGGGAAGCTTTAGTTCGTTTCTTGGAGGGGCTGTGTTCCCCGTTGGTCTTATGTTTGTCATTATTGCAGGTGGGGACTTGCTGACAGGCAATATGGCAACGTTGCCGATTGCGTATTTGTCCCGCCGTATAACGCTGTCACAAGTGGCACGTAACTGGTTTTGGATTACGGTAGCAAACTTTTTGGGAGCAATCTTTGTAGCGTTTTTCTTTGGACACGTAGTTGGTTTGACAGAGACAGGGGCATTCTTGGCGAAGACGACGGCGATTGCACACGCTAAGTTGAACGATTCGTTCCTGCAAGCATTTATCTCGGGGATCGGATGTAACTGGCTGGTCTGCTTAGGTGTATGGCTTGCATTTGCATCGGATGACATTGCAGGCAAAATTCTCGGCATCTGGTTCCCGGTTATGGCGTTCGTTACAATTGGCTTTCAGCACGTTGTGGCGAATATGTTCGTGATTCCGGCCGCTATTTTTGCTGGTAAAGTTACCTGGATGGAATATCTGCCGAATTTCATTTCTGTTTTTCTTGGGAATGCAGTCGGAGGTGCGTTGTTTATCGCGACCGCCTATTGGTTCGCCTTTTTGCGCGAAGAATCGTTAACTGATTCAAAGCAAAAAAGCAAAGCTGCATAA
- a CDS encoding DUF1641 domain-containing protein yields the protein MAKPIQDVTRHEPTEAELQAQALGELLSVVAKHGDAIKDLLKIVELLHEMGAMEVIGGLIQSREKVMEIGVSQLSKPTMTRGINNVMSAVGMVGELEPEMIRKVVSGVVNGIDRSNEELQSNQKMGMFDLIKVLRDPNANRALTMAVGFLKGLGEKL from the coding sequence ATGGCAAAGCCAATTCAAGACGTAACCCGTCATGAACCGACAGAAGCAGAACTACAGGCACAGGCGCTGGGTGAATTGCTTAGCGTTGTCGCGAAGCACGGTGATGCGATTAAGGATTTGTTAAAGATTGTAGAACTGCTGCATGAGATGGGTGCGATGGAAGTGATCGGTGGGCTAATTCAATCACGTGAAAAGGTGATGGAAATCGGAGTTTCTCAACTGTCTAAGCCAACCATGACGCGTGGGATTAACAACGTGATGAGTGCAGTCGGTATGGTGGGAGAGTTAGAGCCGGAAATGATACGTAAGGTTGTATCCGGTGTCGTAAATGGCATTGACCGTTCCAATGAAGAACTCCAGTCCAATCAGAAGATGGGGATGTTCGATTTGATTAAAGTTCTCCGTGATCCGAATGCAAACCGTGCCCTTACGATGGCAGTCGGTTTCTTAAAAGGACTCGGTGAGAAGTTGTAA
- the fdhF gene encoding formate dehydrogenase subunit alpha, whose protein sequence is METKTPVSLAINGKSYEASTDQNLVDVIKENGIEIPHICYHQNLGTIQTCDTCMVEVNGQLVRSCATKVQPGMKIETQSLSAKAAQTEAMDRILENHLLYCTVCDNNNGDCRIHNTVEMMGIEHQSYPFSPKPYEVDMSHPFYRYDPTQCILCGQCVEACQNVQVNETLSINWELDRPRVIWDNDVNINESSCVSCGHCVNVCPCNALMEKSMLGEAGTMTKLKPELMAPMIELVKEVEPGYSGILAVSDLEATIRSTRTKKTKTVCTFCGVGCTFEVWTKGRKILKVQPTPDSPVNGISTCVKGKFGWDFVNSEDRLTKPLIRKGDTFVEATWEEAYALIASKMLEIKNRDGADALGFISSSKCTNEENYLMQKLARSIGGTNNVDNCSRYCQSPATTGLFRTVGYGGDAGSIHDMAGAGLGIIVGANPAEAHPVIATRIKRAHKKGKQKLIVADLRKNEMAERSDLFLRTNPGTDHVWLSAVTKYIIDQGWHDVAFLNEKVNGFADYAKSLEKYTLEYAEKVTGLSKEQLIQTAAMIHEADGTAIFWAMGVTQHCGASETSTAISNLLLVTGNFARPNAGAFPLRGHNNVQGACDFGTLPNFFPGYELVTDDAVRARYEQSWGVTLPAEKGMDNPAMIEAIHEGHLKAMYIMGEEMAWVDANANYIHAALEKLEFLVVQDIFLTKTAQFADVILPASPSLEKEGTFTNTERRIQRLYQVLEPLKGSRPDWVILTEVANAMGANWQYNNPGEIMAEAASLAPLFAGVNYERLEGFKSLLWPVQADGTDTPILYLEKFPFPDGKARLFPTDWVPPVELPSEFDLLVNNGRLLEHFHEGNMTNKSGGINHKVPDTFVEVSPELAKERGVKDGSLVRLESLYGAVKLRVLVTDRVRGKELYVPMNSTREDSAVNLLTGNHHDLVTHTPAYKETKVKMQVLSVEGDSPLPRINSRYGNRNPQTGVEVERKWSRADYKPLETAGREEN, encoded by the coding sequence ATGGAGACGAAGACACCTGTGTCGCTTGCGATTAACGGCAAAAGTTACGAAGCCAGTACCGACCAGAACTTGGTTGATGTGATCAAAGAGAACGGCATTGAAATTCCACACATCTGCTATCATCAGAATCTCGGTACGATTCAAACGTGCGATACGTGTATGGTGGAAGTAAACGGACAGCTTGTACGTTCCTGTGCGACAAAAGTGCAGCCAGGTATGAAGATTGAAACACAGTCCTTATCAGCAAAAGCAGCACAAACAGAGGCAATGGATCGCATTCTGGAAAATCACCTGCTTTATTGTACCGTTTGTGATAACAACAATGGCGATTGCCGCATCCATAACACAGTAGAAATGATGGGCATTGAACACCAATCGTATCCATTTAGCCCAAAACCGTATGAAGTTGACATGTCGCATCCGTTTTACCGCTATGACCCGACACAATGTATTTTGTGCGGACAGTGTGTAGAAGCATGCCAGAATGTACAGGTTAACGAGACGCTTTCGATTAACTGGGAGCTCGATCGCCCGCGTGTAATCTGGGATAACGATGTGAATATTAATGAATCTTCATGTGTTTCCTGTGGTCACTGTGTAAACGTATGTCCATGTAACGCCTTGATGGAGAAATCAATGCTTGGTGAGGCTGGTACGATGACAAAGCTGAAACCAGAGCTGATGGCTCCAATGATCGAGCTGGTAAAAGAAGTAGAGCCGGGCTACAGTGGGATTCTCGCAGTATCTGATCTGGAAGCGACCATTCGCAGCACACGGACGAAAAAGACGAAGACAGTTTGTACGTTCTGTGGCGTAGGCTGTACGTTTGAAGTGTGGACCAAAGGGCGTAAGATCCTCAAGGTTCAACCAACGCCGGATTCTCCGGTTAACGGCATCTCGACATGCGTAAAAGGGAAATTCGGTTGGGACTTCGTGAATAGTGAAGACCGTCTGACCAAGCCACTCATTCGTAAAGGAGATACCTTTGTTGAGGCCACATGGGAAGAAGCATATGCCCTGATCGCAAGCAAGATGCTGGAAATTAAAAACCGTGATGGTGCCGATGCGCTCGGATTTATTTCCTCTTCTAAATGTACGAATGAAGAGAACTATTTGATGCAAAAACTTGCGCGTTCTATTGGTGGTACGAATAACGTGGACAACTGCTCACGCTACTGTCAGTCTCCAGCGACAACAGGTTTGTTCCGTACGGTCGGTTATGGCGGTGACGCAGGTTCTATCCACGACATGGCAGGTGCAGGTCTCGGCATTATCGTTGGGGCAAATCCAGCAGAAGCGCACCCGGTTATCGCAACACGTATCAAACGTGCCCACAAGAAAGGGAAACAAAAGTTAATTGTTGCAGACCTGCGTAAAAACGAAATGGCGGAGCGCTCAGATTTGTTCCTCCGTACTAATCCAGGTACCGATCATGTATGGCTGTCTGCGGTAACGAAATACATCATTGATCAGGGCTGGCATGATGTTGCGTTCCTAAACGAGAAAGTAAATGGTTTTGCCGACTATGCGAAATCACTTGAAAAATACACACTAGAGTACGCGGAAAAAGTAACGGGTCTCTCGAAAGAGCAGTTGATCCAGACGGCCGCCATGATTCATGAAGCAGATGGCACGGCAATTTTCTGGGCTATGGGTGTGACTCAGCACTGTGGAGCTAGTGAAACGAGTACCGCAATCAGCAACCTATTGCTTGTAACGGGTAACTTTGCCCGTCCAAATGCAGGGGCGTTCCCGCTGCGTGGACATAACAACGTACAGGGAGCATGTGACTTCGGTACACTGCCGAATTTCTTCCCAGGCTATGAGCTTGTGACAGATGATGCTGTTCGTGCTCGTTACGAGCAGTCATGGGGTGTAACCCTTCCGGCTGAGAAGGGGATGGATAACCCAGCCATGATTGAAGCGATCCATGAAGGTCACTTAAAAGCGATGTACATCATGGGCGAGGAAATGGCATGGGTGGATGCGAATGCGAACTACATCCATGCAGCACTTGAGAAACTTGAATTCCTCGTTGTGCAGGATATTTTCCTGACCAAAACGGCTCAATTCGCAGATGTGATCCTGCCAGCGAGTCCAAGTCTTGAAAAGGAAGGAACTTTCACCAATACAGAACGTCGTATTCAACGCTTGTATCAGGTACTTGAGCCACTGAAAGGTAGTCGTCCTGACTGGGTGATTCTCACTGAGGTAGCGAATGCGATGGGGGCAAACTGGCAGTATAACAACCCGGGTGAAATCATGGCGGAAGCGGCGAGTCTCGCACCACTATTCGCAGGTGTGAACTACGAGCGTCTGGAAGGTTTTAAGAGTCTGCTCTGGCCGGTTCAGGCGGATGGAACCGATACGCCGATTTTGTACTTGGAGAAGTTCCCATTCCCGGATGGCAAAGCACGTCTGTTCCCAACTGACTGGGTTCCACCAGTGGAATTGCCAAGCGAATTCGACTTGCTTGTTAATAACGGTCGTCTGCTGGAGCATTTCCATGAAGGCAACATGACGAACAAATCTGGCGGCATCAATCATAAAGTTCCTGACACATTCGTCGAGGTTTCGCCAGAGTTGGCAAAAGAGCGTGGTGTAAAAGATGGGTCACTTGTTCGACTTGAATCGCTATATGGAGCCGTTAAACTGCGTGTTCTTGTCACAGACCGTGTACGTGGAAAAGAGCTGTACGTGCCAATGAATTCAACAAGAGAGGATTCGGCTGTCAACCTGTTAACAGGAAATCATCATGACCTGGTGACCCATACACCTGCTTATAAAGAAACAAAGGTTAAAATGCAGGTGCTAAGTGTAGAAGGTGACAGTCCATTACCGCGCATCAATTCTCGCTATGGCAATCGTAATCCACAGACCGGTGTTGAAGTCGAGCGCAAATGGAGCCGTGCGGACTACAAGCCGCTGGAAACAGCTGGCCGGGAGGAAAATTAA
- a CDS encoding DUF2294 domain-containing protein, with protein sequence MSTARIAHEFSNIVREIRKTHVGKGPTHIITRFTGPWAICEMKGNLTSVEKFMSRTEEGRRMIHETRTEFIKKIYEDLSVGRPLEELVNAKLVTLFVDFRYEMDTAMTVFVFDRPLVLDM encoded by the coding sequence ATGAGTACTGCCCGTATTGCACACGAGTTTAGTAATATTGTCCGTGAAATTCGTAAAACACATGTTGGCAAGGGACCGACTCATATTATTACTAGATTTACTGGACCGTGGGCAATTTGTGAAATGAAAGGGAACCTTACAAGCGTTGAGAAGTTTATGAGTCGGACAGAAGAAGGCAGACGGATGATTCATGAGACCCGAACTGAATTTATTAAAAAAATTTATGAGGATTTGTCAGTGGGGCGTCCGTTAGAAGAGCTTGTAAACGCCAAGCTGGTCACACTTTTTGTAGATTTTCGTTATGAAATGGATACCGCTATGACAGTTTTTGTTTTTGATAGACCATTAGTGCTAGACATGTGA
- the fdhD gene encoding formate dehydrogenase accessory sulfurtransferase FdhD: protein MHPITHTRTVWHYENDEWTERTDEVVNEFPVTIFLDEEEFATVVCTPEYIEDLVIGFLASEGVIRSFADIKIITVQEEEGFVHVETHAKHKLNQRLYSKRYITSCCGKSRQHFYFYNDARTAKVMTEKNVLLTPADCSRLIAAMQDNSVVFRNTGGVHNAALCDKTGILVDRMDIGRHNALDKIYGYCLQHDISLHDKVIAFSGRISSEVLLKVAKIGCEVVLSKSAPTRLALELAEELGITAVGFIRGSSLNVYTHPERIVIQK, encoded by the coding sequence ATTCATCCTATCACTCACACTCGCACTGTCTGGCATTATGAAAATGATGAATGGACAGAGCGCACAGATGAAGTCGTAAATGAATTTCCTGTAACAATTTTTCTCGATGAAGAAGAGTTTGCAACCGTTGTATGCACACCTGAATACATTGAAGATCTCGTAATCGGCTTTCTAGCATCTGAAGGAGTCATCCGATCCTTTGCTGACATCAAAATCATTACGGTCCAGGAGGAAGAAGGATTTGTCCATGTAGAGACTCACGCTAAGCATAAGCTAAATCAACGTCTGTATTCCAAGCGCTATATTACTTCATGCTGCGGGAAAAGTCGTCAGCATTTTTATTTTTACAATGATGCTCGTACAGCCAAAGTTATGACTGAAAAAAATGTTCTGCTTACCCCGGCAGATTGCTCTCGCCTGATTGCAGCTATGCAGGACAACTCTGTTGTCTTCCGAAATACAGGCGGCGTTCATAATGCAGCGCTGTGCGATAAAACGGGCATTTTGGTTGATCGCATGGATATCGGTCGCCATAATGCACTCGACAAAATCTACGGCTACTGCCTCCAACATGATATTTCTTTACACGATAAAGTCATTGCATTCAGTGGACGCATCTCTTCAGAAGTGCTGCTTAAAGTGGCCAAAATCGGCTGTGAAGTCGTTCTGTCCAAATCCGCGCCGACCCGCCTAGCCCTTGAACTTGCCGAAGAACTTGGCATTACGGCAGTTGGCTTTATTCGCGGCAGTTCGCTAAATGTATATACTCACCCGGAGCGGATTGTTATACAAAAATAA